In Gemmobacter sp. 24YEA27, a genomic segment contains:
- the pbpC gene encoding penicillin-binding protein 1C: protein MMRARWIFALAAGLWLAAGSRDAFDGWIDATVLPPLALSTSVEVKDRDGDLLRAYTVSDGRWRLKVDLAAVDPRYIDMLLNYEDRRFRDHAGVDLQALARAVLQAARSGRVVSGGSTLTMQVARLLEEGTTGQVGGKLRQMRVALKLERELSKDEILSLYLLLAPFGGNLEGVRAASLSYFGKEPTRLTPAEAALLVAIPQSPESRRPDRAADRAEAARDRVLDRAVRFGLIEDEEARAALTEAVPGIRKPFPAFAPHLADRARTADPTLGEHILTIDKDLQKRLETLAAETVRARGSQMQIAIVVADHRSGEILASVGSSGLQDEKRQGFVDMTQALRSPGSTLKPLVYALAFDEGLAHPETVIDDRPMSFGTYAPQNFDRQYRGEVRLREALQLSLNIPVVALTDALGPAKLISAMGKAGMKYRIPGDQPGLAVSLGGVGVSLQDLVQLYAALARGGVALPLVWRLDGERGEGARVVSTVAAWQVGDILAGLAPPPGAPANRLAYKTGTSYGHRDAWAIGYDGQHVIGVWMGRADGTPVPGAFGADVAAPVLFQAFYRLKAALAPQPPAPPATLLVANRQLPPPLQRFRPRNAAFAEVNAPKVDFPPDGAEVELLRTNADQSGLKVKVSGGTAPFTWLIDGAPMAVGSRDREIILALSGTGFVTLSVIDAEGRSARSRVRLW from the coding sequence ATCATGCGCGCGCGCTGGATCTTTGCGCTTGCGGCGGGCCTCTGGCTCGCCGCGGGTTCCCGCGATGCCTTTGACGGCTGGATTGATGCGACCGTGCTGCCGCCGCTGGCGCTGTCCACCTCGGTCGAGGTCAAGGACCGCGATGGCGATTTGCTCAGGGCCTATACCGTGTCGGATGGGCGCTGGCGGCTGAAAGTCGATCTGGCAGCGGTCGATCCGCGCTATATCGACATGCTGCTGAATTATGAGGATCGCCGCTTCCGCGATCATGCCGGCGTTGATCTCCAGGCGCTGGCACGGGCGGTTTTGCAGGCCGCGCGGTCTGGCCGCGTTGTTTCGGGCGGCTCGACCCTGACGATGCAGGTGGCGCGGCTGCTGGAGGAAGGCACCACCGGCCAGGTTGGCGGCAAGCTGCGCCAGATGCGGGTCGCGCTGAAACTGGAGCGCGAGCTTTCAAAGGACGAGATCCTGTCGCTTTATCTGCTGCTTGCGCCTTTCGGGGGCAATCTCGAAGGGGTGCGGGCGGCGTCTTTGTCTTATTTCGGGAAGGAGCCGACCCGCCTGACCCCGGCCGAGGCGGCCCTGCTGGTCGCGATCCCGCAAAGCCCGGAAAGCCGCCGTCCTGACCGCGCAGCGGACCGTGCCGAGGCGGCGCGCGACCGGGTGCTGGACCGCGCGGTGCGCTTCGGGCTGATCGAGGACGAAGAGGCCCGGGCCGCCCTGACCGAAGCCGTGCCGGGGATCCGCAAGCCTTTCCCGGCCTTCGCCCCGCATCTTGCCGACCGGGCCCGGACCGCAGATCCGACGCTGGGCGAACATATTCTGACCATCGACAAGGATCTGCAAAAGCGGCTTGAGACCCTTGCGGCGGAAACCGTGCGCGCGCGCGGCAGCCAGATGCAGATCGCGATCGTGGTCGCCGATCACCGTTCGGGCGAGATCCTCGCCTCGGTCGGCTCCTCGGGCCTTCAGGATGAAAAACGCCAGGGTTTTGTCGATATGACCCAGGCGCTGCGCTCTCCGGGATCGACGCTGAAGCCGCTGGTCTATGCTCTGGCCTTTGACGAGGGCCTCGCCCATCCCGAGACGGTGATCGACGACAGGCCGATGAGTTTCGGCACTTACGCGCCGCAGAATTTCGACCGGCAATATCGCGGCGAGGTGCGGCTGCGCGAGGCGTTGCAGCTTTCGCTGAACATCCCGGTGGTGGCGCTGACCGATGCGCTCGGCCCGGCAAAGCTGATCTCGGCGATGGGCAAGGCGGGGATGAAGTACCGTATCCCCGGCGATCAGCCGGGGCTCGCGGTGAGCCTTGGCGGTGTCGGCGTGAGCCTTCAGGATCTGGTGCAGCTTTATGCCGCCCTGGCGCGTGGCGGCGTCGCGCTGCCGTTGGTCTGGCGTCTTGACGGCGAACGAGGCGAGGGCGCGCGCGTGGTCTCGACCGTCGCGGCCTGGCAGGTGGGGGATATCCTCGCAGGTCTGGCGCCGCCGCCCGGCGCGCCGGCGAACCGGCTGGCCTATAAGACCGGCACTTCCTACGGCCACCGGGATGCCTGGGCGATCGGCTATGACGGGCAACATGTGATCGGGGTCTGGATGGGGCGCGCCGATGGCACCCCGGTGCCGGGCGCTTTTGGTGCCGATGTGGCGGCCCCGGTGCTGTTTCAGGCCTTTTACCGTCTGAAAGCGGCCCTGGCCCCGCAACCGCCTGCACCGCCGGCGACTTTGCTGGTCGCGAACCGCCAGCTGCCGCCGCCGCTGCAACGGTTCCGGCCCCGAAATGCGGCTTTTGCTGAAGTGAATGCACCGAAAGTCGATTTCCCGCCCGATGGGGCCGAGGTGGAGCTTTTGCGCACGAATGCGGATCAGTCAGGCCTGAAGGTGAAAGTCTCTGGCGGCACCGCGCCCTTCACCTGGCTGATCGACGGCGCGCCGATGGCCGTGGGCTCGCGGGATCGCGAGATCATCCTCGCGCTGTCCGGCACCGGATTTGTGACGCTGAGCGTCATTGATGCCGAGGGCCGCTCCGCCCGCTCGAGAGTGCGGCTCTGGTGA
- a CDS encoding GlxA family transcriptional regulator, which yields MTENAIFSSARGPLTIALLVLPQASILEVASALDPLRNANRQLGHEAFRWRVVSPDGQPVPLTCGLSLPSDGPPGHAVGADALIVISGYRLDEVATRPLIRELTRIAPRFRLVGGVDSAPWVLARAGLLNGYRATVHWEDLEDLAARHPQIEVVPDRFVIDRNRVTIGGAAPAQDFMLHLIRTRHGAGLARQVANSFLTDARPGHEPQVAPLRRDPALDPRVTAAVRRMEERIDQPESAAATARAVGLSPRRLEILFRDSLGTTPAAWCLTLRLQAARRMLTDTQHPLAEVALRTGFSGPSTLSRAFRNAWGEAPGALRKSRKSTT from the coding sequence ATGACGGAAAACGCTATCTTCTCATCGGCACGCGGCCCGCTGACCATCGCGCTCCTTGTGCTGCCCCAGGCCTCGATCCTCGAGGTCGCCTCGGCGCTCGATCCGCTCCGCAACGCCAACCGCCAGCTTGGGCACGAGGCGTTTCGCTGGCGCGTGGTCTCGCCGGATGGCCAGCCTGTCCCCCTGACCTGCGGATTATCACTGCCCTCGGACGGGCCGCCCGGCCATGCGGTCGGCGCCGATGCGCTGATCGTGATCTCGGGCTACCGGCTTGACGAGGTCGCGACCCGCCCGCTGATCCGCGAGCTGACCCGTATCGCGCCCCGGTTCCGGCTGGTCGGCGGGGTTGACAGTGCCCCCTGGGTGCTCGCCCGCGCGGGTCTGCTGAACGGCTACCGTGCCACGGTGCATTGGGAAGACCTGGAAGACCTCGCCGCCCGCCATCCGCAGATCGAGGTTGTGCCGGACCGCTTCGTGATCGACCGCAACCGCGTGACGATCGGTGGCGCGGCACCGGCGCAGGATTTCATGTTGCATCTGATCCGCACCCGGCATGGCGCCGGCCTCGCGCGCCAGGTCGCGAACAGCTTTCTCACCGATGCCCGCCCCGGCCATGAGCCGCAAGTCGCGCCCCTGCGCCGTGACCCTGCGCTCGACCCGCGCGTCACCGCAGCCGTGCGGCGGATGGAGGAGCGGATCGACCAGCCCGAATCCGCCGCCGCGACCGCCCGCGCCGTCGGTCTTTCGCCACGCCGGCTGGAGATCCTGTTTCGCGACTCTCTGGGCACCACCCCTGCGGCCTGGTGCCTGACGCTTCGGCTCCAGGCCGCGCGGAGGATGCTGACGGATACACAACACCCCCTGGCGGAAGTGGCCCTGCGCACAGGGTTTTCCGGCCCCTCCACCCTGTCCCGCGCCTTCCGCAACGCCTGGGGCGAGGCCCCGGGTGCGCTGAGAAAGTCCCGCAAATCGACGACGTAA
- a CDS encoding metallophosphoesterase yields MRSYAIGDIHGHLDLLKRAHERIAKDIAQHGPAPVVHLGDLEDRGPDSRGVIDWLKTGMERGEDWVVLKGNHDRLFTQFIHDPWWADPALSNPYNWLHPAVGGAETLRSYGIRAAGDRPIDPVHREAVDSVDPAHLAFLESRPTSLRRGDVFFVHAGIRPGIALEDQAEDDLVWIRKGFLDDDRDHGPLIVHGHTALDQARHYGNRVNIDSSAAYGGPLTAIAIDGREVFLLTDQGRVPLRPERT; encoded by the coding sequence ATGCGCAGCTATGCAATCGGCGATATACATGGCCATCTTGACCTTCTGAAACGCGCACATGAGCGGATCGCGAAGGATATCGCACAGCACGGTCCGGCACCGGTGGTGCATCTGGGCGATCTTGAGGATCGCGGGCCCGACAGTCGCGGCGTGATCGACTGGCTGAAGACCGGCATGGAACGGGGTGAGGACTGGGTGGTGCTCAAGGGCAATCACGACCGGCTCTTCACACAGTTCATCCATGATCCCTGGTGGGCGGATCCGGCGCTGTCAAACCCCTATAACTGGCTGCATCCGGCAGTTGGCGGGGCTGAGACGCTGCGCTCTTACGGCATCCGTGCCGCCGGGGATCGCCCGATCGATCCGGTGCATCGCGAGGCAGTCGACAGCGTCGACCCCGCGCATCTGGCCTTTCTGGAAAGCCGCCCGACTTCGCTTCGCCGTGGGGATGTGTTCTTTGTTCATGCCGGCATCCGGCCCGGAATTGCGCTGGAGGATCAGGCCGAGGATGACCTCGTCTGGATCCGCAAGGGCTTTCTCGACGACGACCGCGATCACGGACCATTGATCGTCCATGGCCATACTGCACTGGATCAGGCCAGACATTACGGCAACCGGGTGAATATCGACAGTTCTGCCGCCTATGGCGGGCCGCTCACCGCCATTGCGATTGACGGGCGTGAGGTGTTTTTGCTGACCGATCAGGGCCGCGTTCCGCTGCGACCAGAGCGCACCTGA
- a CDS encoding phosphoserine transaminase — MALTAPAARPVNPRFSSGPCAKIPGFSLDMLADAPLGRSHRAAAGKAKLKEAIDLTREILGVPADYRIGIVPASDTGAVEMALWSLLGARPVEMLAWESFGEGWVTDVVRQLKLDATVRKAPYGEIVDFAEVDFDKDVVFTWNGTTSGVRLPNADVIPADREGLTICDATSSAFAMEMDWAKLDVTTFSWQKVLGGEGGHGVLILSPRAVERLETYTPAWPLPKIFRLTSKGKISEGIFVGETINTPSMLCVEDYLVALKWAKTIGGLKGLIARSEANANEVKSFIAGKDWIANLAVDPATASCTSVCVKFTDPRITDGAAFAKNVAKRLEAEGVALDAGAYRDAPPGLRIWCGATVEQADVRALMPWVEYAFNVEIAALTVAA; from the coding sequence ATGGCACTCACCGCCCCGGCCGCGCGCCCGGTCAATCCGCGTTTTTCTTCGGGCCCCTGCGCGAAGATCCCCGGCTTCTCCCTCGATATGCTTGCTGATGCGCCTTTGGGCCGCTCGCACCGTGCCGCTGCAGGCAAGGCCAAGCTGAAAGAGGCCATCGACCTTACCCGTGAGATTCTTGGCGTCCCTGCGGATTACCGCATCGGGATCGTCCCCGCTTCCGATACCGGCGCTGTGGAAATGGCGCTCTGGTCGCTGCTTGGCGCGCGGCCCGTTGAGATGCTCGCCTGGGAGAGCTTTGGCGAAGGCTGGGTGACCGATGTGGTCAGGCAGCTGAAACTCGACGCCACTGTGCGCAAGGCGCCTTATGGTGAGATCGTTGATTTTGCCGAAGTCGATTTCGATAAGGACGTGGTGTTCACCTGGAACGGCACCACTTCGGGCGTGCGTCTGCCCAATGCCGATGTGATCCCTGCCGACCGCGAGGGCCTGACCATCTGCGACGCCACATCTTCGGCTTTCGCGATGGAGATGGACTGGGCGAAGCTGGATGTGACCACCTTCTCCTGGCAGAAAGTGCTGGGCGGTGAGGGCGGCCATGGCGTCCTGATCCTGTCGCCGCGCGCGGTGGAACGGCTGGAAACCTATACCCCGGCCTGGCCGCTGCCGAAGATTTTCCGCCTGACCTCGAAAGGCAAGATCTCGGAAGGGATCTTTGTTGGCGAGACCATCAACACGCCGTCCATGCTCTGTGTGGAAGATTACCTCGTCGCGCTGAAATGGGCGAAAACCATCGGCGGGCTGAAAGGGCTGATCGCCCGCTCGGAGGCCAATGCGAATGAGGTGAAGAGCTTCATCGCAGGCAAGGACTGGATCGCCAATCTGGCAGTGGATCCGGCAACGGCCTCCTGCACCAGCGTATGTGTGAAATTCACAGATCCGCGCATCACGGATGGCGCCGCTTTCGCCAAAAATGTTGCAAAAAGGCTGGAGGCTGAAGGCGTGGCGCTGGATGCCGGAGCCTATCGCGATGCGCCTCCGGGCCTGCGGATCTGGTGTGGTGCGACAGTCGAACAGGCCGATGTGCGCGCGCTGATGCCCTGGGTTGAATACGCGTTCAACGTCGAGATTGCGGCGCTGACTGTCGCAGCCTGA
- a CDS encoding acyl-CoA dehydrogenase C-terminal domain-containing protein — MTGYTAPVKDMQFILHDVFGISGFDIPGYADLDRAFTGAVLEEAGKVASAILAPLNPIGDRQGCVLENGTVRTPDGFKAAFETMKQGGWTALDCDPDYGGQGLPYLINCAVGEIFVSANMALNMYQGLTHGAVSAIHTHGTEAQKAQYLPKMIACDWTGTMNLTEPHCGTDLGLLRTKAEPQEEGSYLITGQKIFISAGDHDLAENIIHLVLARAPGGGEGTKGISLFIVPKFLVNDDGSVGARNGISTGKIEEKMGIHGNATCVLNYDGAKGWLLGDLHKGMRAMFTMMNEARLGVGLQGYAVAAAAYQNAAAYAKDRLQGRAMTGAENPQGAADPLIVHPDIRRMLMDQKSFVEGARALTFWGASLIDRAHRNSDAEADGLIGLLTPVIKGFQTDKGFESTVGAQQVFGGHGYIEEQGMSQFVRDARIAMIYEGANGVQALDLVGRKLAADGGNHVMAFFDLVKAECRAHDGDERMKPFADALTTASKQLQAAAMYFMQNGVKNPNAALAGSTDFLHLAGHVCLGLMWTKMAGAAFAALDAGAADQEYLDAKIATGRYYMARQLPACATHLARIESGADPVMALTAEAF, encoded by the coding sequence ATGACCGGCTATACCGCCCCGGTGAAGGATATGCAGTTCATTTTGCATGATGTTTTCGGGATCTCCGGCTTTGACATTCCAGGCTACGCGGATCTCGACCGTGCCTTCACCGGCGCCGTGCTGGAAGAGGCCGGCAAGGTTGCCTCGGCCATACTCGCCCCGCTGAATCCCATTGGCGACCGCCAGGGATGCGTGCTGGAAAATGGCACTGTGCGCACGCCCGATGGGTTCAAAGCCGCATTCGAGACCATGAAACAGGGCGGCTGGACCGCGCTTGACTGCGATCCGGATTACGGCGGCCAGGGTCTGCCCTATCTGATCAATTGCGCGGTAGGCGAGATCTTCGTCTCGGCCAATATGGCCTTAAACATGTATCAGGGCCTGACGCATGGCGCGGTCTCGGCGATCCATACCCATGGCACCGAGGCGCAAAAGGCGCAGTATCTCCCGAAGATGATCGCCTGCGACTGGACCGGCACGATGAACCTGACCGAGCCGCATTGCGGCACCGATCTGGGTCTTTTGCGCACGAAGGCCGAACCGCAGGAGGAAGGCTCTTATCTGATCACCGGCCAGAAGATCTTCATTTCGGCAGGCGATCATGATCTGGCGGAGAACATCATCCATCTGGTGCTGGCCCGCGCGCCAGGTGGCGGCGAGGGCACTAAAGGCATCTCGCTTTTTATCGTGCCGAAGTTTCTGGTGAACGATGATGGCTCTGTCGGGGCAAGAAACGGCATCTCGACCGGCAAGATCGAAGAGAAGATGGGCATTCACGGCAATGCGACCTGCGTGCTGAATTATGATGGCGCGAAGGGCTGGCTGCTGGGCGATCTCCATAAGGGGATGCGGGCCATGTTCACAATGATGAACGAGGCGCGGCTGGGGGTCGGCCTCCAGGGATATGCGGTGGCCGCGGCGGCGTATCAGAACGCAGCCGCCTATGCGAAAGATCGCCTCCAGGGCCGCGCCATGACCGGAGCGGAGAACCCGCAAGGCGCCGCAGACCCTCTGATCGTGCATCCCGATATCCGCCGTATGCTGATGGATCAGAAGAGCTTTGTCGAAGGCGCACGGGCGCTGACCTTCTGGGGCGCCTCGCTGATCGACCGCGCGCATCGCAATTCCGATGCCGAAGCTGACGGGCTGATCGGGTTGCTGACGCCGGTCATAAAGGGGTTCCAGACCGATAAGGGTTTTGAATCGACGGTCGGGGCGCAGCAGGTTTTCGGCGGCCACGGCTATATCGAAGAACAGGGCATGAGCCAGTTCGTCCGCGATGCAAGGATCGCGATGATCTATGAGGGCGCGAATGGCGTACAGGCGCTGGACCTCGTCGGGCGTAAACTCGCGGCAGATGGCGGCAATCATGTGATGGCGTTTTTCGACCTGGTGAAGGCCGAATGCCGCGCCCATGACGGTGATGAGCGGATGAAACCTTTCGCTGACGCCCTGACAACCGCGTCGAAACAGCTTCAGGCTGCGGCAATGTATTTCATGCAAAACGGCGTGAAAAATCCGAATGCGGCGCTGGCGGGTTCCACCGATTTTCTGCATCTGGCCGGCCATGTCTGCCTTGGCCTGATGTGGACGAAAATGGCCGGCGCCGCCTTTGCGGCCCTTGATGCCGGCGCGGCGGACCAGGAGTATCTTGACGCCAAGATCGCCACCGGTCGCTATTATATGGCCCGCCAGCTGCCCGCCTGCGCGACGCATCTGGCCCGGATCGAGAGCGGTGCCGATCCGGTCATGGCATTGACTGCCGAGGCGTTCTAG
- the serA gene encoding phosphoglycerate dehydrogenase encodes MAPRVLVSDELSETAVQIFRDRGVEVDYLPKLGKDKEKLAEIIGQYDGLAIRSATKVTEKLLAQATRLKVVGRAGIGVDNVDIPAASKKGVIVMNTPFGNSVTTAEHAIAMMFAVARQLPEASVSTHAGKWEKSKFMGVELFNKTLGVIGAGNIGGIVCDRAVGLKMKVVAFDPFLSEERAKQLGVTKVELDELLARADFITLHVPLTDKTRGILNAETIAKTRPGVRIINCARGGLVDEAALAEALKSGHVAGAAFDVFETEPATESPLFNLPNVVVTPHLGASTTEAQENVALQVAEQMSDYLLTGAVQNALNMPNVTAEEATVMGPWIRLASHIGSFIGQMTDEPVKAVNILYDGRVAEMNLPALNQAVIAGVLKAHNPDVNLVSAPSVAKDKGIQISTTRQDKSGSFDAYIKVTMVTDKRERSAAGTVFSDGKPRFIQIKGINIDAEIGAHMLYTTNDDVPGIIGLLGMTMGKNNVNIANFTLGRSAVGEDAIALLYLDGPIDAKVVDTLEATGMFQQVKPLVFDVA; translated from the coding sequence ATGGCCCCCCGCGTTCTCGTATCCGACGAATTGAGTGAAACCGCTGTCCAGATCTTCCGCGACCGTGGCGTCGAGGTCGATTACCTGCCGAAGCTTGGCAAGGACAAAGAAAAGCTGGCCGAGATCATCGGTCAGTATGATGGTTTGGCGATCCGTTCGGCCACCAAAGTGACCGAGAAGCTGCTGGCCCAGGCCACCCGGCTGAAAGTGGTGGGCCGCGCCGGGATCGGTGTCGACAATGTCGATATTCCGGCGGCGTCGAAAAAGGGCGTGATCGTGATGAACACGCCGTTCGGCAATTCGGTCACCACCGCCGAACATGCGATTGCGATGATGTTTGCGGTGGCGCGCCAGCTGCCCGAGGCGAGCGTCTCGACCCATGCCGGCAAATGGGAAAAGTCGAAATTCATGGGGGTTGAGCTGTTCAACAAGACCCTCGGCGTGATCGGAGCCGGCAATATCGGCGGCATCGTCTGTGATCGCGCGGTGGGTCTGAAGATGAAGGTCGTGGCCTTTGACCCCTTCCTGTCGGAAGAGCGCGCGAAACAGCTGGGTGTGACCAAGGTCGAGCTGGACGAATTGCTGGCGCGGGCCGATTTCATCACGCTGCATGTGCCGCTGACCGACAAGACCCGGGGCATTCTGAACGCCGAGACCATCGCGAAAACCAGGCCGGGCGTCAGGATCATCAACTGCGCGCGGGGCGGTCTGGTCGATGAGGCAGCACTGGCCGAAGCTCTGAAATCGGGCCATGTCGCGGGCGCGGCCTTTGACGTGTTTGAAACCGAGCCGGCGACCGAAAGCCCGCTGTTCAACCTGCCGAATGTGGTTGTGACCCCGCATCTTGGGGCCTCGACCACCGAGGCACAGGAGAATGTCGCACTGCAGGTCGCCGAGCAGATGTCGGATTACCTGTTGACCGGCGCGGTGCAAAACGCGCTGAACATGCCAAATGTGACCGCCGAAGAGGCCACCGTTATGGGGCCCTGGATCCGGCTTGCCTCGCATATCGGGTCGTTCATCGGGCAGATGACCGATGAACCGGTGAAGGCGGTGAACATCCTCTATGACGGCCGCGTGGCGGAGATGAACCTGCCGGCGCTGAACCAGGCGGTGATCGCGGGCGTGTTGAAGGCTCATAATCCGGATGTGAACCTCGTCTCGGCTCCGAGTGTGGCGAAGGACAAAGGGATCCAGATCTCGACCACGCGTCAGGATAAGTCGGGCTCGTTTGACGCCTATATCAAGGTCACGATGGTGACCGATAAGCGCGAGCGCTCGGCCGCGGGGACGGTGTTCTCGGATGGGAAGCCGCGGTTCATCCAGATCAAGGGCATCAATATCGACGCCGAGATCGGGGCGCATATGCTCTACACCACCAATGACGACGTGCCGGGGATCATCGGTCTTCTCGGCATGACCATGGGCAAGAACAACGTCAATATCGCGAACTTCACCCTCGGCCGGTCGGCAGTGGGCGAGGATGCCATTGCACTTCTGTATCTCGACGGGCCGATTGACGCGAAAGTGGTCGATACGCTGGAGGCGACGGGCATGTTCCAGCAGGTCAAGCCGCTGGTGTTCGACGTCGCCTGA
- a CDS encoding response regulator — translation MAAQIDAQDRMLCQLVDITRQMRICAAIEAIPDRFVFFDSEDRMMTCNQSYRDIDKTSAPMMPPGVSFENILRYGLALGGYPEACGCEVETVKARMSEHCGPAAEGEHQLTDGRWLRSIGKETPDGGRVGLRVDITQLREQAVALETARLAAESGSRAKPAFLANMGHKIRTPMNGVAGMADLLCHNALSDEQRLISETIRSSGEALLVIINDIPDHYSIDAGQLTLRPGDFDFERLIHEVVMLLQPRARAKGIDLMIDYDVFLPTRFTGDPARLRQVLTILIGNAVKFTTKGHVLTRVVGMEAEGGRHQLHVTVEDTGIGIPAGLLDHVFSEFCQVNDDRNREFEGTGRGLAITRRLIERMEGAVWVDSDYGKGSVFGFRLALPLAEESGAGRLPVPIGKALVVDDQFINRTILERQLAACGAEVLLCRSGHEALHHITGGMIPDVVFADHEMPGMDGAVLAKKLREAGYDRPLVLISSSPLAAEEAGGAAVDAILQKPVLRAELYRFLTSLTPPVAPECALPEAPRTATKPHQRAMRILAAEDNRTNQLVLQKMLRSLDVELRFAGNGHEALAEWESYKPDLIFMDISMPGMDGHEATRAIRECEAARGLKRVPIIALTAHAMEGDEEGILASGMDRYLTKPLRKSEISAAVLAFAAEACRPPESGGQG, via the coding sequence TTGGCCGCGCAAATCGACGCCCAGGATAGAATGCTCTGCCAGCTGGTCGACATCACCCGGCAAATGCGGATCTGCGCCGCAATCGAGGCAATTCCCGATCGGTTCGTATTTTTCGACAGCGAGGACAGAATGATGACCTGCAACCAGAGCTACCGCGATATTGACAAGACCTCGGCCCCGATGATGCCCCCGGGCGTGTCTTTCGAGAATATCCTGCGCTACGGCCTCGCTCTGGGCGGGTACCCCGAGGCGTGCGGGTGCGAAGTGGAAACGGTCAAGGCCAGGATGTCGGAACATTGCGGCCCTGCGGCCGAAGGGGAACATCAGCTGACAGACGGCCGCTGGCTGCGCTCCATCGGCAAGGAAACCCCGGATGGCGGCCGCGTCGGCCTGCGTGTCGACATCACGCAACTGCGCGAACAGGCAGTGGCGCTCGAGACCGCCCGCCTCGCCGCCGAATCCGGGAGCCGGGCGAAACCGGCCTTCCTTGCCAATATGGGCCATAAGATCCGCACACCGATGAATGGGGTCGCCGGCATGGCGGATCTGTTATGCCACAACGCTCTGTCGGATGAGCAGCGCCTCATTTCCGAGACCATCCGGTCCTCGGGCGAGGCGCTTCTGGTGATCATCAACGATATCCCCGACCATTACTCAATCGACGCCGGCCAGCTGACGCTGCGCCCCGGGGATTTCGATTTTGAGCGCCTCATCCATGAGGTGGTGATGCTGTTGCAGCCGCGCGCGCGGGCAAAGGGCATCGATCTGATGATTGATTACGATGTTTTCCTGCCCACCCGTTTCACTGGTGATCCGGCGCGTCTCCGGCAGGTGCTGACCATTCTGATCGGGAATGCGGTCAAATTCACCACCAAAGGCCATGTGCTCACCCGCGTCGTCGGCATGGAGGCCGAAGGCGGGCGCCACCAGCTGCATGTCACGGTCGAAGATACCGGAATCGGCATTCCCGCAGGCCTGCTCGACCATGTGTTCAGCGAATTCTGCCAGGTCAATGATGACCGGAACCGCGAATTCGAAGGCACCGGCCGTGGCCTCGCGATCACGCGGCGCCTGATCGAGCGGATGGAGGGCGCGGTCTGGGTCGACAGCGATTATGGCAAGGGCTCGGTCTTCGGCTTCCGGCTCGCCCTGCCTCTGGCCGAGGAGAGCGGGGCCGGGAGGTTGCCCGTCCCGATCGGAAAAGCGCTGGTGGTGGATGACCAGTTCATCAACCGCACCATCCTCGAACGCCAGCTCGCCGCCTGTGGGGCAGAGGTGTTGCTCTGCCGTTCGGGTCACGAGGCGCTGCACCATATCACAGGCGGAATGATCCCGGATGTCGTGTTTGCCGATCACGAAATGCCGGGAATGGACGGGGCGGTCCTTGCCAAAAAGCTGCGGGAGGCCGGTTATGACAGGCCGCTGGTATTGATCTCGTCCAGTCCGCTGGCCGCAGAGGAGGCGGGCGGCGCGGCGGTCGACGCAATCTTGCAAAAGCCGGTGCTCCGGGCGGAGCTTTATCGATTTCTGACCAGCCTGACGCCGCCTGTTGCGCCTGAATGCGCCTTGCCCGAGGCCCCACGCACTGCCACGAAGCCCCACCAGCGGGCCATGCGCATCCTTGCCGCCGAAGACAACAGGACCAATCAGCTGGTCTTGCAGAAAATGCTGCGCTCCCTCGATGTCGAGCTGCGCTTCGCCGGAAATGGCCATGAAGCGCTGGCCGAATGGGAAAGCTACAAGCCCGACCTGATCTTCATGGATATCTCGATGCCTGGGATGGACGGGCACGAAGCCACACGGGCGATCCGCGAATGCGAGGCGGCGCGCGGGCTGAAGCGGGTTCCGATCATTGCCCTGACCGCGCATGCGATGGAGGGGGACGAGGAGGGAATTCTCGCCTCGGGCATGGACCGCTATCTGACGAAACCGCTGCGCAAATCCGAAATCAGCGCTGCCGTTCTGGCCTTTGCCGCCGAAGCGTGCCGCCCGCCCGAGAGCGGCGGACAGGGCTGA
- a CDS encoding MerR family DNA-binding transcriptional regulator, with amino-acid sequence MPNDEQMTIREMCDAFDVTPRTLRFYEAKELLSPVRIGSQRRYTRRERARLTIILRGKRFGFSLEDIRQVLNLYARDGSNLAQMERTWDLAQERLRAMEQQRDELTLAIGDLKAELETGAGLIAAARNQNADPPGK; translated from the coding sequence ATGCCCAACGACGAGCAGATGACGATCCGCGAGATGTGCGACGCCTTTGACGTCACCCCGAGGACGCTGCGCTTTTACGAGGCGAAGGAGCTGCTTTCGCCGGTCCGCATCGGGTCGCAACGGCGCTACACCAGGCGCGAAAGGGCACGGTTGACCATCATCCTGCGTGGCAAACGCTTTGGCTTCTCGCTGGAAGACATCCGCCAGGTCCTGAACCTCTATGCCCGCGACGGCTCGAACCTCGCGCAGATGGAACGCACCTGGGATCTGGCCCAGGAACGGCTCCGCGCGATGGAGCAGCAGCGCGACGAACTGACGCTTGCGATAGGCGATCTGAAGGCCGAGCTGGAGACCGGTGCCGGCCTGATCGCCGCCGCCCGCAACCAGAATGCCGACCCGCCAGGCAAATGA